In one Aricia agestis chromosome 5, ilAriAges1.1, whole genome shotgun sequence genomic region, the following are encoded:
- the LOC121727257 gene encoding cell wall protein PRY3-like, producing the protein MITLVLFVMGSLLAAEGCGPGKQLIKSGGLTAFEKQAIVDAHNRLRQSVALGQVSSQPPAANMMEMVWDDELAARAQQWSDQCTPQHDRAAQRDVGRFPVGQNLAATWTTRPPSSPADQQPDFMKQIKAWFDEVSIFGFKPINGAHGTGHYSQLVWGETSHVGCGFTYYHDNVKGYTKLYVCNYGPGGNVIGASPYEKGSPRCSAFGLSESVKYSGLCAGSFTRTTSYQSVNNYNNNGYISNTIPGSTGESKGYNYHFFKEYNNQYQYQYQQPQQQTTSLFDESSIKALQESALKSFTQQAHTFLPADSSAFKPTQSRTFLPADSSSFKPVQSHTFLPADSSAFKPAQSRTFLPANSSPTKSRTFLPVESSYSASQPPRFLPVESTLRSFQPKTFLPVDSSSIKSFNQDQPLLTSDSDTLKPLIDILTTKLFSKQKQNGYSIDTIYL; encoded by the exons ATGATTACCCTAGTGTTGTTTGTTATGGGAAGTCTACTAGCAGCAGAGGGTTGCGGACCTGGGAAACAATTGATAA AGTCAGGAGGGTTGACCGCGTTCGAGAAACAGGCGATCGTCGACGCTCATAATCGTCTGAGGCAATCCGTGGCTTTGGGACAAGTGTCGAGCCAGCCGCCCGCAGCTAACATGATGGAAATG GTGTGGGACGACGAACTTGCAGCGCGGGCGCAGCAGTGGTCCGACCAGTGCACGCCGCAGCATGACAGAGCGGCGCAGCGCGACGTGGGCCGCTTTCCCGTGGGCCAGAACCTAGCGGCAACATGGACCACCCGCCCCCCATCCTCCCCCGCCGACCAGCAGCCCGACTTCATGAAGCAGATCAAAGCCTGGTTCGATGAAGTCAGCATCTTTGGCTTCAAGCCCATCAACGGCGCGCACGGAACGGGACATTACTCACAG TTGGTTTGGGGTGAGACCTCTCACGTGGGATGTGGCTTCACGTACTACCACGACAACGTGAAAGGCTACACCAAGCTGTACGTGTGCAACTACGGGCCCGGAGGCAACGTCATCGGAGCCAGTCCCTACGAAAAAGGAAGTCCACGGTGCAGCGCTTTCGGCCTAtctgaatctgtcaaatactcTGGCTTGTGTG CTGGCAGTTTCACGAGAACTACGAGCTATCAGTCTGTGAATAACTACAATAACAATGGCTACATATCGAATACCATCCCCGGCAGTACTGGAGAATCCAAGGGATACAACTACCACTTCTTCAAGGAGTACAACAACCAATATCAGTACCAATACCAGCAGCCGCAGCAGCAAACCACCTCATTATTCGACGAATCATCTATCAAAGCTCTACAAGAATCTGCGTTGAAATCTTTCACACAGCAGGCGCATACCTTCTTGCCCGCCGATTCTTCGGCCTTCAAACCTACTCAATCTCGTACCTTCCTGCCCGCCGACTCGTCGTCCTTCAAGCCTGTCCAATCTCATACTTTCTTGCCCGCTGATTCTTCAGCCTTCAAACCTGCCCAATCTCGTACATTCCTGCCtgccaactcctcaccaacaaAATCTCGTACCTTCTTGCCCGTAGAATCATCTTACTCGGCATCGCAACCACCTCGTTTCTTACCTGTCGAGTCTACCCTGAGATCTTTCCAACCTAAGACTTTCCTCCCCGTGGACTCGTCTTCCATTAAATCTTTCAATCAAGATCAACCTCTGTTGACCTCTGACTCAGACACTCTGAAGCCTCTCATCGATATTCTTACAACAAAACTGTTCTCCAAGCAAAAACAAAACGGCTACTCAATAGACACAATTTATCTGTAA